A window of Chryseobacterium sp. IHB B 17019 genomic DNA:
ATTTTAGGCTGTCGGACGAAGCAAAAGGCTGTCTCGTTTACAAAGCAGGGAAAAACCGAAATTGAACGTGTTAAATTTGATTCTGTTAAAGAGGAAAATGTAAAGCATGAAACCAAAAAAATAATTGATAATTCGGTTCAACAAAAAAAAGATTATTTTTCGGGTGATATAATTATCAAAGGTAAAAGCGATTCATTAAACCCATTACAATTTCATAACATCGTCAACGGTGACACGCTTCAAAGTATTTCGATTAAAGGCAATGCTGATTATATTATAAATAACCATTTCCAAAAATCAGAGCAGAATAAAACAGAATCCGGAAAAGAAGAAAGTTTGAATGTTATTCAACAGACAGCGCGGGATCTGGTATCGAAGGAAACCATAAAAGAAGTCGCGGAGGTAGTTACAACGAAAACAAATGAGATTACATCAAGGGGTTTTCAAGCGGGAGCTTGGATTGTCTGGGCTTTGCTTGGTGTTGTTGCGATTGTCGCAATAGGAATTTACTTTTATTTTAAACGAAAATGACAGAAACAATGCTAAAGGTCTTATTGGCTTTTACATACTACTTGCTCGGCGTTGGTTCCGGGATATGTTTAAAAATTTTAATTGATAATTATCTTGAAAAATGAAAAATGATATTATAGCTATTTAATCACATCGAATTTGATGTTTTTAAGAAAAAAATAAGATGAAAGTTATTTCGCTAAAAAAAATTAAAAATTAAATATCTTATAAAATGAACAGAAAGATTTTCTTTGACGAATATAGAAAGAATTTAGATCCAGATCATAAGCTTGATCAAAAAGAAGTAGAGGCAATTGATTTATTTCTTAATTTCTATGAAAGGGATAAGTTAACCTTTACTTTGCCACAATGGGCTTATGTATTTGCAACAGTTTTGCATGAAACCGGAGCAACATTTTTACCGCTGAGAGAAGCGCCAAGATTATCTGAAGAATGGAGAAAAAGAAACTTCCGGTATTTCCCGTATTACGGCCGTGGATATGTTCAGATCACCTGGGAAAGAAATTATTCGCTTTATTCTAAAAAAATAGGTGTTGATCTTGTAGGAAATCCGGATTTAGCTATGAAACCTGAATATGCATGGTTTATCCTTATCGATGGCTTTAAAAATGGTGTATTCACCGGAAAAAAGATTTCGGATTACATCAACGAAAAAAAGAAAGATTATCGAAACGCCCGCCGATGTATTAACGGAACCGATAGAATGGATCTGATCGCTAAATATGCTGTGCAATTTGAAAAAATACTTTTGCTTTCTAAATAACACGTCAAGTTTTGTCGCTGTTAGGTATTATATTTGTGGATAATAAGTTGGTATAAGATTTGGATTTTAATTTTTACCACCATATTTTTGCAAACTTTTATTGAATTATTATTCAATAATTACATATATTTGTTTTATGAATACTGCCTTTAAAACTAAAAATCAATATGATAGCATAGTAGGAGCTAAGCTCTTACTGGCTTTAGCCCATCAAAAGGGTATTGTACTGAACACTACTAAAGTGCAGAAGATGCTTTATATTATATATTCATATTTTTTAGCAAAACATGGCTATGAAATATTTACTGAAACTCCTAAAGCTTGGCCTTACGGTCCAGTATTTCCAAGAACAAGAAAAAATGTAGATTATAGCAAGGTTTATAAAACATCAGACACTGAACTAGAAAATATCATAAAAGAAAAGGATATTGTTGAAAAGTTTAATAGTGTGATTGATAAGTATGCACGATTTTCTGCATCTCATTTGTCAAATTGGTCACACATGGAAGCTGGCCCGTGGGATAAAACCACAAAACAACCCCAATTTAAATGGGGTGACTATATTCCTAGCGAATATATTAAAGATTATTTTTCTAATTTAGAAGTATAATGAGATTAGAGGACATTGTTCAAAGTGCAGGACAAGATACATCAAGTCTGGTAAACAATGATTTAGATATTGATTCAGATGATCTTAAGGTTCAGATAAAGCTCAAGCAGCTTGAACAACAACGATATGCTTCTGACACTATTGATAGAAAATGGCTTGCGATATGGACCGCGGCAATAGTTTCATTGTGGCTACTATTGGTAATTGCTATTCTTATATTAAATAAAATATTAAACATTGGCTTATCTGATACTGTTCTGGTTACACTTCTGGGAACCACAACGATAAATGTATTAGGTTTATCATTTATCGTTTTAAGGGGACATTTTCAATCCTCGCATACAAGTAGCAATCCAACAGAAAACCAATCATAATAAACAATCCCCACTTTTAGGTGGGGAATTTTATTAATCTATATTTTTAAAGTTGTTTACATAGTATTCTTCAGCTTTACGGTCTTTTTCTTCTTGTGGTAAATCGACATCTTTTAAAGCATCTATATAAATATTCTTAATAAACTCTTTTTCAGACGTTACAAATTCGTATTTAAAATCTTGTAACATATTAATAAAAGACTCAGATTGATCAGCGTATTTTTTTGCCAGTCTTATCATAAATTTAGTAGGTGTTTCCATGGAAGTTTTTTTCGCTAATATATAAATTTTGTGGAAAACTTTTTAATACGTCAAGTTCTGTCGTAGAAGTGGTTTTACTTTGGCGTGTGTGAATCTTTTCTAATCCAGTCTTCATCAATAAAAGGATGATTCTTTTGTAAGCTCTAATGTTGGCTTTAATATTTTTCTTGCAATGATTTTAGTCTCTTGTTTTTCTCCTTCCGGCGTTCCTGTTAAAAGAATTGAAAAAGTAACATCTTCATGTTTCTTTAAAAACCCACATCGGAAAGCTAAATTTTTGTAAGTATAAACATCCAAAATCTGGAACCGATCAACAGAGACAATCCGAATAATTCTCTCCTTGAATTTCCCTACTTGTGTTTCATCGAATACTTTTAAAACTGTTCCCGAAAGTTCCATAATTAAATTTACAAAATTAAAATAAAGGTAAAATTAAGTTTATGATGCAAATCAATTATTTTAATGCGACAAAACTTGACGTAAAAAAGGCGTGGGGATTAGCTACGCCGGATTATTAATATTCATCAAGTTTTATTTTCTTCGCTTCTTCAAATCTGATGTTATTAATATAATTTGCATAAATCTCTGTCATTTTTTCCTTTGAGTGACCAAATATTGTACTTACTGTTTTTAAATCAATTCCGGCTTTTAATTTATCATTCCCTCCCTTATGTTTAAGAGAGTACAATTTCTTATTTATTTTTAAACCCTGAATAACTATTTTCCTCCATAAATCAGTAGGATATTTTCTTTTTATCTGGTAAGGATTAGGACAGTAATAATTTTCTACTAATCCAGGTGTTCTGTTTGGCGTGTTCGCTCCAAATAGGTAATAATCAGAATTAGAAAAATCAAATTTTAAAAGATGTTCCTTAATAGTTCCAATCAACGGAACAAATCTTGTTTTATTGGTTTTAGAGTTTTCTGAACTAATAATAATAACGCCCTGATCAAAAAGAACATCCTTGCATTTTACCTTAAGTAATTCACCGGGTCTTATTCCCATATAATAGACGATTGAACAAAATATATAGTAATTTATATGAAGGCCTTTCAACTTAGAAAATACTATTTGCTGTTCTTTATCACTCATAATTTCATATCCGCCAATATTAACTTCCTTTACTGCCTTAATTTCTTTAGTAGGCGAGGTTCTTATTATTTCCCACTCCACCAGCTCCGAGAATATTGAATTTAAATTACGTAATATTTTATTGTAGTTCCTGCCAGACCATGACCTGTCATTCTTGGCTAAATCCAGAATTGTTTTAATGTGTTGACGGTCATATTCAAGAACGCTTAACTTTTCATATCCTGCTTTCTTATTGTATTCTTTTATTATATTAACGGCAATTGTATATTCCTTGTATGAACCATCACTAAGAGAATTTCTTTTCTTTTCAAGTCCAAAATCAAGCGCCTCAGAAAAAGAATATCTTTCCGTTTTCTTTGCTTTCGGATCCCAGCCTTTTAGTATATCTCTCTCAATGGACGCCTTAAGTACCTCAGCTTTGAACATTCTATCTTCAAATGTTTTTTCAGAATTAAGGCCTTTATATATTTTTTTTATAATTTTACCATTTAAGTAGAGATAGACATACCATTTTTCATTTAAATTTTGTGATGAAAATATTCTAACTTCTATTTTTTTCATGATTTAAATATTTTAATAAATTTACTACTTTTTACTATAAGTTTTATATTTAATTCGTAAACACCTTTAAATTAATTACTTAAAGAGTTACGTAAAAAATAACTAAATTTGCGAGGTAAAAGGAAAAGTATTTTAAGATTAAAGCATTGAAAAGATCAATTAATTTGATAATTGAGCTCACAATCTTTTAGTTTTTAAATCATTAAATCTTTTATTTATTATTTATGAACACAGAAAATATAAAAATTCAAATAAAAACTTTCTTTGGATTAGAACAAATTTTAGCAGAGGAAATCAAAAAATTAGGGGGAAGAGAGGTTGAGGTTAAAAATCGCGCAGTCAATTGTGAGGGCGATTTAGGTTTTTTGTATAAAATTAACTATTCTTCCAGAACGGCTTTAAAAATTTTAGTTCCGATTCATGAGTTTAAGGCTTTCAATCAACATCAGTTTTATGACAGGCTTTTCAAATTCAACTGGGAAGAATTTATGGATGTTGACCAGTCTTTTGCGATTGATTCTACCGTGAATTCTGAAACTTTCAAGCATTCGCAATTCGTGACTTTGAAGATGAAAGATGCTATTGTGGATTATTTTCAGGAGAAATTCAAGAGACGTCCAAACGTAGAACCTAAAAGCCCGGATATCAAGTTTCATCTTCATATCGACAGGGAATTGGTCACCATTTCTTTGGATTCTTCAGGTGATCCTTTATTTAAAAGAGGATACAGAAAAGAGCAGGGTGAAGCGCCGATCAACGAAGTTCTGGCAAGCGGAATGCTTCAATTGGCAGGCTGGGACGGAAAAGGGAATTTCCTTGATCCGATGTGTGGTTCCGGAACTCTTTTAATTGAAGCAGCGATGATCGCTCTGGATCTTCCGGCACAGATTTTCAGAAAAAGATTTGCTTTTCAGAACTGGAAAAATTACGATGCTGATTTATTTTCAAAAATTAAAGAAGTCAGAATCGGAAGAATAAAGGAATTTACCGGAAAAATAGTTGGTTACGATATCGATGCGAGAATGCTGAACGCCGCAAGAACGAATATTGAAGCAGCTGAAATGGAAGATGTTATCGAGGTGAAAAAACAGGATTTCTTTGAATCTAAGAAAGAGCTTTTCCCATTGTTAATGGTCCTCAATCCACCTTATGATGAGAGAATTTCGATCAACGATGATGATTTTTACAAGAAAATAGGGGATACTTTCAAAACAAGCTACCCGAATACTCTGGCTTGGTTAATCTCTTCTGATTTGGAAGCGGTGAAGAAAATCGGATTGCGCCCGTCAAGAAAAATTAAGCTTTTCAATGGTAAGCTGGAGACGAGATTTTTGCAGTATGAGATGTATGAGGGAACGAAGAAAGTGCATAAACTTGAAGGAAAACAAGACTAAACTAAGCTTGTTGGAAATAAAATAATCCTTCAACGATTCAATTTGACATTATTTTGTCACGCTGGAAACGTTGAAGGATTTTTACATATAAATTTCAGCTATTTTTTTACAAAGATACTGTGTGGAATAACGATGTCATCTCCCTCTCTTCCATATTTGGGAACAATAAATCCTTTGGGCTCATACCGATTGGTTCCGGAGCTATAGTACCAATTTGCGCAGCCGCTTATCTGCAATTTAATGTGATAAATATGATTATAGGTATCTTCCTGAAAAGCTCCTAAATCCAGAAAACGGAGAGATTCATGCAGATCATTCAATTCCTGTCCATAGGCATCATG
This region includes:
- a CDS encoding glycoside hydrolase family 19 protein, producing the protein MNRKIFFDEYRKNLDPDHKLDQKEVEAIDLFLNFYERDKLTFTLPQWAYVFATVLHETGATFLPLREAPRLSEEWRKRNFRYFPYYGRGYVQITWERNYSLYSKKIGVDLVGNPDLAMKPEYAWFILIDGFKNGVFTGKKISDYINEKKKDYRNARRCINGTDRMDLIAKYAVQFEKILLLSK
- a CDS encoding Panacea domain-containing protein, whose product is MNTAFKTKNQYDSIVGAKLLLALAHQKGIVLNTTKVQKMLYIIYSYFLAKHGYEIFTETPKAWPYGPVFPRTRKNVDYSKVYKTSDTELENIIKEKDIVEKFNSVIDKYARFSASHLSNWSHMEAGPWDKTTKQPQFKWGDYIPSEYIKDYFSNLEV
- a CDS encoding tyrosine-type recombinase/integrase; translation: MKKIEVRIFSSQNLNEKWYVYLYLNGKIIKKIYKGLNSEKTFEDRMFKAEVLKASIERDILKGWDPKAKKTERYSFSEALDFGLEKKRNSLSDGSYKEYTIAVNIIKEYNKKAGYEKLSVLEYDRQHIKTILDLAKNDRSWSGRNYNKILRNLNSIFSELVEWEIIRTSPTKEIKAVKEVNIGGYEIMSDKEQQIVFSKLKGLHINYYIFCSIVYYMGIRPGELLKVKCKDVLFDQGVIIISSENSKTNKTRFVPLIGTIKEHLLKFDFSNSDYYLFGANTPNRTPGLVENYYCPNPYQIKRKYPTDLWRKIVIQGLKINKKLYSLKHKGGNDKLKAGIDLKTVSTIFGHSKEKMTEIYANYINNIRFEEAKKIKLDEY
- a CDS encoding THUMP domain-containing class I SAM-dependent RNA methyltransferase; its protein translation is MNTENIKIQIKTFFGLEQILAEEIKKLGGREVEVKNRAVNCEGDLGFLYKINYSSRTALKILVPIHEFKAFNQHQFYDRLFKFNWEEFMDVDQSFAIDSTVNSETFKHSQFVTLKMKDAIVDYFQEKFKRRPNVEPKSPDIKFHLHIDRELVTISLDSSGDPLFKRGYRKEQGEAPINEVLASGMLQLAGWDGKGNFLDPMCGSGTLLIEAAMIALDLPAQIFRKRFAFQNWKNYDADLFSKIKEVRIGRIKEFTGKIVGYDIDARMLNAARTNIEAAEMEDVIEVKKQDFFESKKELFPLLMVLNPPYDERISINDDDFYKKIGDTFKTSYPNTLAWLISSDLEAVKKIGLRPSRKIKLFNGKLETRFLQYEMYEGTKKVHKLEGKQD